The following coding sequences are from one Mytilus trossulus isolate FHL-02 chromosome 8, PNRI_Mtr1.1.1.hap1, whole genome shotgun sequence window:
- the LOC134681639 gene encoding uncharacterized protein LOC134681639: MMMVALKDELGDKLKTYNFSEAQDGKGPCDRRASHIKACVRRYINEGHDVTSAEEMKKAIDVKQKGSFRVRVVDIVTNLDAEKSQIKPITGITQLHNFSFDVNGITVWKAYGIGEGKRIAWENIGTTEQRTNLLVKVDWTITAPQLLEVEVMAQEEELVEPNPKKQKKNSINQPYDCPKDGCTRAFKTQSALEQHIIVGNCDYHNEKTTQDKAKSMYGQKVNSLFHGTRVQLDCNFNDCRTSESVKGWALKGKKKRTVFTQSQVNYMKEKFDIGKVSGRKVDPFQAADEMRQLQEEGKYVFSRKEYLTGQQITAYFSRLALKDRKTDLDDFRSAEEENNKRCLKQEILDSVSL, from the exons ATGATGATGGTAGCACTTAAAGATGAACTAGGAGATAAGTTGAAAACATACAATTTCAGTGAAGCACAGGATGGCAAAG GTCCATGTGACCGCAGAGCTTCACATATCAAGGCATGTGTTAGAAGATACATTAATGAGGGACATGATGTCACATCTGCAGAGGAGATGAAAAAG GCTATAGATGTTAAACAGAAAGGATCATTTAGGGTTAGAGTTGTTGACATTGTTACTAATTTGGATGCAGAGAAGTCACAGATTAAACCAATTACTGGAATTACTCAATTgcataatttttcatttgatgtcAATGGAATAACAGTTTGGAAGGCATATGGAATAGGAGAAG GAAAGCGGATAGCATGGGAAAACATCGGAACCACAGAGCAAAGAACCAATCTGTTGGTTAAAGTTGATTGGACAATTACAGCTCCTCAGTTGTTGGAAGTAGAAG TTATGGCACAAGAAGAAGAACTTGTAGAACCAAACCccaaaaaacaaaagaagaacTCCATCAATCAGCCATATGATTGCCCAAAAGATGGCTGCACAAGAGCTTTCAAAACTCAAAGTGCACTGGAGCAACACATCATTGTTGGTAATTGTGATTATCACAATGAAAAAACAACTCAAGATAAAGCCAAGTCAATGTATGGACAAAAAGTTAATTCTTTGTTTCACGGAACAAGGGTTCAACTGGATTGTAACTTTAATGACTGCCGTACATCAGAATCAGTAAAGGGATGGGCACTGAAAggtaaaaagaaaagaacagtTTTTACTCAATCTCAAGTGAATTACATGAAGGAGAAGTTTGATATTGGGAAGGTATCAGGAAGAAAAGTCGATCCCTTTCAAGCAGCTGATGAGATGAGACAGCTGCAAGAAGAGGggaaatatgttttttcaaGGAAGGAATATTTAACTGGGCAGCAGATTACAGCATATTTTTCAAGGTTGGCACTCAAAGACAGAAAGACCGACCTTGATGATTTCAGATCTGCCGAAgaggaaaataataaaagatgcCTTAAACAGGAGATTTTGGACAGTGTTTCTTTATAA